The DNA region GCTATGCGAGATAACCGGTATGGCCGGCATGACCCTTCAGCCTGCGGCAGGAGCTCACGGAGAGCTCACCGGGGTTTTCCTGATAAAGGCCTATCACCGTAGAAATGGAGACGAGGGAACGAGAACCAAGATAATAGTTCCCGACTCCGCCCATGGGACCAACCCCGCTACCGCTTCCGTCGCAGGATACGACGTGGTAGAGGTGGCATCCAACGATAGAGGAAACGTGGATATAGAGGCCCTCAAGGCAGTGGTGGGCGAGGATACCGCCGGTATGATGTTGACCAACCCGAACACCCTGGGTCTGTTTGAAAAGGATATTCTGGAGATCGCCGAGATCGTTCACGGTGCGGGTGGTCTGCTCTATTACGACGGGGCTAACGCCAACGCCATCCTGGGCAAGATTAGGCCGGGAGATATGGGGTTCGACGTACTCCATCTAAACCTTCACAAGACCTTCAGCACCCCTCACGGGGGAGGTGGGCCCGGGTCTGGGCCGGTCGGTGTCAGCCGGAGGCTTCTGCCGTTTCTGCCGACTCCGGTCGTGGTGGAGAAGGGCGACGGCTATTCTCTGGATTTCGACCTTCCGGACAGCATAGGAAAGGTCCGGTCTTTCTACGGCAATTTCGGGGTCCTGGTGCGGGCCTACGCCTACATAATGTCCATGGGTGCCGAAGGGCTTCTGTCGGCTTCGGAAAACGCCGTTTTGAACGCCAACTATATAATGAAGAGGTTGGAGGGAGAGTTCGATATCCCCTTCTCGGACGTTCCCTGTAAGCACGAGTTCGTCATATCCGGCGAGAAACAGCACGCTGAAAACGGCGTATCGACCCTTGATATGGCAAAGAGGCTGATAGATCACGGAGTACATCCACCGACGATATACTTCCCCCTCATCGTTCACGAGGCTATGATGGTCGAGCCCACCGAGACCGAGGGCAAGGAGACACTGGATAGATTCGTCGACGCCATGATCGAGATAGCCAAGGAGGCCAAGGAGAAACCGGAGATCTTCCACGATGCCCCCTATACCACGGTGGTCTCACGGCTCGACGAGACTCGGGCGGCGAGAAAGCCGGTTCTCCGTTGGACCGAGGACAAAGGTTAGGGAGCGTTATATGATTTACGATCTCGTTATCCTGGGAGGAGGGCCCGGTGGCTACAGAGCCGCCGAGCTCGCCTCCAGAGAGGGATTCAAGATTGCGCTGGTGGAGAAGGACCGACTGGGGGGAACCTGTCTCAACAGGGGTTGTATCCCGACTAAATCCTACTATTCCGACGTGGTCGGAAAGCTCGGTCCCCTGGATGCCATGTGGGAGAAAAAGGAGAAGGTGGTAGGTAAGCTCCGAAAGGGAGTTTCCACCCTTATGAATCGCTCCTCCGTCGACGTAATAGAGGGAGAGGGGCGGATAACGGACGTGTCCCAAGATGTCAAAAGGCTTTCCGTGACCACCGAAAAGGGCGAGGTCGTCCTGGAGTCCAAGAGGCTCTTGATCGCTGTGGGGGCGATGTCCCGGCCTTTGAGTTTTCCCGGAAGCGATCTTGAAGGGATCGTCGGAGGCGACTGGGCGGTCACGGACAGATCCCTCTGGGATCCTTTCTGCGAGAACGGGGCCGAATCGGTCGCCGTTGTAGGTGCCGGGGTCATTGCGGTCGAGCTTGCCGGCATATTGAAGGAGATGGGCAAGGAAGTGACTTTGCTCAAACACTCGGATCAGATCCTTCGACGCAGCGACGGCGAGATAAAGAAGAAGGTCAAACAACTGGTCAAAAAAAGGAAGATACCCACCGTGGATTTCTTCCGCATCGAAAAGGTCGTTCGAGAGGACGGCAGGCTGATCGTACAGGGAGAAGCCCAGGGTGAGTCGATGCAGATCGGTTGCGATAGGCTAATATTGGCGGCCAGCATGGTCCCGATCCTGAAGGGATACGGCCTGGAGGAGAGTGGCATAGCCTTTACCGATAAGGGTATAGAGGTTGACGAATTCATGGAGACCTCGGTACCGGGAGTCTTCGCCGTAGGGGACTGTACCGGAGGGGCGATGTTGGCTCACCTGGCGGAATATCAGGCTTTGTCTGCGGTGGAGCGCATGGCTGGCAGGGAATACAGGATAAACCCCGACGCAATTCCCTCCTGTATCTTCTTCGACCCCGAGATAGCTTCGGTAGGGCTCACCGAGGAGGAGGCCGCGGAGAGAGGTCTGGATTTCGTGGTGGGCAGGGTGTTCTTCGCCTCCAACGGTATGGCTCTGGCCATGGATCGTTCCGACGGATTCGTAAAGGTTCTGGCCGATCGTGAAAGCGGCAGGATGTTGGGCGTCCACATAATAGGTCCCGAGGCGGCCACTCTGATATCAGAGGCGGCGTTAGCGGTCGACAGAGGTTTGACCGTAAAAGAGGTGGCCTATACCGTCCACCCTCATCCTACCTTGAGCGAGTGTTTCAAGGACTCTCTCTTCAGGATACTCGAGGAGATTTGAGCCTTCCTGCGAGGTCGGGTTATGTCCCTTTCGGTTATATCCGAAACAGATAGTGGGACAAACCCTTTTTAGGAGGTGAGGCACATGGATATGGGTATGGTTCAGAGCGTGTCCGGAATGAAGCAGGCGGAAACCGCCGTCAAGGTCGGTTTCGCCGTTCAGAAAAAGGCCATGGATCTTGCCGAGACCCAGGGGCAGATGCTCCAGGAGATGATGGCCTCCATGGGACTCGGAGGCAATCTGGATATCCAGGCCTAGTCCAAAGCATAGGGGTTTCGGGGGCTTAGCCTCCGAAACCCCTTACTTTTATTTTCCGGTCGCTGAAGGTACTCCGCAAAGATCTCGGGCCGATCTGATTCCGTCGATCACGGCTCTCTCCATAACCCTGGCCGCGATCGCTCCCAGGGAGCTGACGTCCGCCTGGACCTCGCCGGTTCCCATAGCGAATATGGTGTCTCCGTCGAAAAGGGTGTGAGCAGGTCTCATGGTCCTGGCGTATCCGTTCTGGGCCATGGACGCTACCTTTGTCGCCTGGGCTTTTGTCAGCTCGGCGTTCGTCAGTATGGCACCTATGGTGGTGTTGCCTGCGAGAAGGTTTTTATTCTCTCCCATGGACTGGCTTAAAATATCCTCAGTGTTACCTGGTCCCGAGTCCGTCCTGCAGGCGGCCACGACCGTTCCGTCAGATGGGTCGATCACGTCTCCGAGACAGTTTACCGCGACTATGGCACCTATCTTCACGTCCCCTACCTGGACGGCACAAGTTCCCAGACCGCCTTTAACGGCTCTTTCCATGCCGAGTATCTTTCCTACGGTGGCTCCCGTTCCGGCACCTACGTTTCCTCTCGGGCAGCTTCGGTTCGAGGCGTTAAGACAGGCTCTGTAACCCATCTCTCCGTCGGGACGAGCTCTCCAATCTCCCACTGTCAGGTCGAACAGGACCGCTCCGCAGACTATGGGAACTTTGGTAACCTCTACGTCGAAACCGATGCCCTTTTCCTCAAGGTATCTCATGATGCCCGAGGCTCCGTCCAGTCCGAACGCGCTTCCTCCCGCCAGCATGACGGCATGTGCCTTGTCTACCAGGTTGGTGGGGTTCAGCAGGTCCGTCTCCCTGGTTCCCGGAGCTCCTCCCCTGACGTCGACGCCGGTGGAGGCCCCCTGGGGACATATGATCACGGTGACTCCCGTGGCTCCCTGCATATCCTGATCGTGTCCTATGAGAAAACCGTCTATTTCGTTTATGCTTATCTCTCGGTTCATCGTCTACCTCCGTTCAGCTCTCTTGAAAGGGAATTTCTATGGGAATGCTATCCCATAAAACTGACGGAATCAATAGAAATATCTCGGTCATCTCTTTGTCTTCCGAGGTTTGGCTAGGATGAAATGATAATAATCGCTTTGATTGTATAATAAATCGAGTGTATGTATTCATCAATTTTATTATTGACATTTTTAGAACAAGCCTTCATACTGACCATGGATATTGGAATTTAACTCCATTTCTCAAAATAGAGTCTTTCAGGATATCGGGAAGTCCGGTGTAAAACCGGCGCGGACCCGCCGCTGTAACCCTGACGAAGCCCTAGAACCACTGGTCTATTAACGACCGGGAAGGTCGGCTTAGGATGAAGGGAAGTCAGAAGACCGGCCTGGAAGGTTGTGCAGTTGGTGGTCTGCGAGTGTTCGGACTTCCTCCGGGATAAACGGCCCTACGTGTTATTAGGGGGCTCGTCTTGTGTTGCCCGAAGGAAGTTCCGAATGAGGAACTTCCTTTTTTTATGGTTTGGGCCGGATTCGACGTGTGCTTTTTGGGGAACGTCAGAATCGAAACTACTTTTTCCGAAGAACTCGGAGAGTGTACCGTATAAAGATCAAGAGGAGGGATTTGTACATGGGAATGTCCATCGCTCAGAAGATCGTCAAAGCCCATTTGGTTGAGGGCGATATGACTCCTGGAGAGAGGGTCGGCATAAGGATAGATCATACCCTTACTCAGGATGCCACGGGGACCATGGCCTATCTAGAGTTCGAGGCCATGGGTGTGGATAAGGTAAGGACCGAACTTTCGATCAGCTACGTCGACCACAATATGATTCAGGGGGATTTCAGAAATCCCGACGATCATCGGTATCTTCAGGATGTGGCGGCCAAACACGGCATAATATTTTCACCTCCCGGCAACGGAATCTGTCATCAATTGAATGTCGAACGTTTTGCCCGTCCTGGCAAGACGTTGTTGGGGAGCGATTCTCACACCCCCACCTCCAGTGGAGTGGGGATGTTGGCCATAGGAGCCGGGGGTTTGGACGTGGCCATGGCCATGGCGGGAGAGCCTTTCTATACGCCGATGCCCAGGATATTGGGAGTAAGGCTTATGGGGAAACTTCAGCCCTTCGTCTCCGCCAAAGATGTCGTATTGGAGGTTCTGCGCCATACGGGGGTTAAAGGTGGAGTCGGAAAGGTAATAGAGTATTTCGGTCCAGGTGTAGAGAGCCTTTCCGTGCCGGACAGGGCCACTATAACGAACATGGGTGCTGAGACTGGGGCGACCAGTTCTTTGTTTCCCAGTGACGACGCAACCCGTCGGTGGCTTCGTGCACAGGGACGAGAGGCTGAATGGATAGAGCTCAAGCCCGACGAAGACGTGGTCTACGATGAGGTGATAGATATAAATCTCTCCGAACTGGAGCCCATGATAGCTCAGCCCTTTCAGCCGGGGAACGTAGTCAAGGTTTCGGAGATCGAGGGAATGAAGATAGATCAGGTGATGTTCGGGTCATGTACTAATTCCTCGCTGAGGGACCT from Dethiosulfovibrio faecalis includes:
- the gcvPB gene encoding aminomethyl-transferring glycine dehydrogenase subunit GcvPB, yielding MLSQEKLIFEKSRKGRVGVSLPRCDVPGAPSTLLPESFRRSEDPSLPEVSEVDVVRHFTNLSQLNFGVDEGFYPLGSCTMKYNPKLNENAARLSGFSNIHPLQAEKTVQGALKLMYDLSTMLCEITGMAGMTLQPAAGAHGELTGVFLIKAYHRRNGDEGTRTKIIVPDSAHGTNPATASVAGYDVVEVASNDRGNVDIEALKAVVGEDTAGMMLTNPNTLGLFEKDILEIAEIVHGAGGLLYYDGANANAILGKIRPGDMGFDVLHLNLHKTFSTPHGGGGPGSGPVGVSRRLLPFLPTPVVVEKGDGYSLDFDLPDSIGKVRSFYGNFGVLVRAYAYIMSMGAEGLLSASENAVLNANYIMKRLEGEFDIPFSDVPCKHEFVISGEKQHAENGVSTLDMAKRLIDHGVHPPTIYFPLIVHEAMMVEPTETEGKETLDRFVDAMIEIAKEAKEKPEIFHDAPYTTVVSRLDETRAARKPVLRWTEDKG
- a CDS encoding dihydrolipoyl dehydrogenase family protein, with amino-acid sequence MIYDLVILGGGPGGYRAAELASREGFKIALVEKDRLGGTCLNRGCIPTKSYYSDVVGKLGPLDAMWEKKEKVVGKLRKGVSTLMNRSSVDVIEGEGRITDVSQDVKRLSVTTEKGEVVLESKRLLIAVGAMSRPLSFPGSDLEGIVGGDWAVTDRSLWDPFCENGAESVAVVGAGVIAVELAGILKEMGKEVTLLKHSDQILRRSDGEIKKKVKQLVKKRKIPTVDFFRIEKVVREDGRLIVQGEAQGESMQIGCDRLILAASMVPILKGYGLEESGIAFTDKGIEVDEFMETSVPGVFAVGDCTGGAMLAHLAEYQALSAVERMAGREYRINPDAIPSCIFFDPEIASVGLTEEEAAERGLDFVVGRVFFASNGMALAMDRSDGFVKVLADRESGRMLGVHIIGPEAATLISEAALAVDRGLTVKEVAYTVHPHPTLSECFKDSLFRILEEI
- a CDS encoding putative motility protein, whose product is MDMGMVQSVSGMKQAETAVKVGFAVQKKAMDLAETQGQMLQEMMASMGLGGNLDIQA
- a CDS encoding P1 family peptidase, whose amino-acid sequence is MNREISINEIDGFLIGHDQDMQGATGVTVIICPQGASTGVDVRGGAPGTRETDLLNPTNLVDKAHAVMLAGGSAFGLDGASGIMRYLEEKGIGFDVEVTKVPIVCGAVLFDLTVGDWRARPDGEMGYRACLNASNRSCPRGNVGAGTGATVGKILGMERAVKGGLGTCAVQVGDVKIGAIVAVNCLGDVIDPSDGTVVAACRTDSGPGNTEDILSQSMGENKNLLAGNTTIGAILTNAELTKAQATKVASMAQNGYARTMRPAHTLFDGDTIFAMGTGEVQADVSSLGAIAARVMERAVIDGIRSARDLCGVPSATGK